GTTCTGATGCGCCCAGCGGACGATGGCCGCATCGGTGTGGTCCGAGACAGAGCCATCCGCCTGCAGGTAATACCAGCGCGGCGACAGCGTATTGACCGGCGAATCTTTGATCAAATCAATAAATTCCTGGGTGCTGGTCTGGTATTGCCAGCCGAGGATGATCGGCTGCTTGGCGGATGCGCCTTGTCCCGCCTTTGTCTTCAAGCGGCTGAGGATCACGGCTGTCTCTTCCCGGGACAGAGCGGCGTTTGGGCGAAAATACCCCTGATAACCGACCAGTATTTTTTGGCGGATGACCTCATGTACATACGGGCGCGCCCATCCGGCGACGTCACGGGCGTCATGCAGCGGCAGCGAGTGCGGCTGCGCAGGCTCGTCCTGCAAGGCCCTGATCAGCAGGGCGGCTGCCTCCTGACGCGAGATGGTGCGGTTTGGCGAAAATGTCGTGGCCGTTGTGCCGTTGGCGATGCCGAGCGAAACCGCGGCTTGTACAGGCCCGTATGCCCAAGAGCTTTTCGGCACATCGACATAGGCCGGATACTGACTCTTGACAGGCAAAAGTCCCCAGGTGCGGGTGAGCATGGCGACGAATTCCGCGCGGGTCACCGGCTGCTTGGGGTGATAATACCCGTCTGCATCGCCGAGGACGATCCCCGCCTGATAGAGCGATTGGATCTCAGCCCGGGCGTAGCTGTCCGCGATGTCTTTCAGCGATGCGGTCTTCGCGTCGGACGAGGAGACGCCGACCGTCAGGCACAAGAGGGACGAGGCCCACAAAAAGAAGGTAAGCATGATCGGGTGTTGTTTTTTCATGGTTCTTCACTTTCGTATGTATTTTCTGTCTGTGTTGCGGTTATGTCTCTTTTTAGTGTAAAGAATTGAAAAAGCTCTTTCATTCCTCATTTTCTGGAAATGACATGAAAATGGACCGCCAGCGCAGCCAGAAGCGCCCTCGGGACGGGCGGAGTGTCCGCGAATGGCCGCGGGTATGTTATCATGGGGGTACTGTGTGATAGAGAGATCCAATAGACAAACAGAGGATGGATGGGACCATGGAGCAAGTATTGATTATCGGAGCGGGGCCTTGTGGCCTTGCCGCCGCCGTAGAATTGAAGAGACGGGGAATCGACCCGCTGGTCATTGAAAAGGGGACATTGGTTCATTCAATTTACCGCTATCCCACGTACATGATTTTTCACAGTACGCCGGAGCGTTTGGAGATTGGCGACATTCCGTTTTCGACCCCGAATGAAAAGCCGACGCGCGCTGAGGCCTTGAACTATTACCGTCTGGTAGCTGCCCGCCACCAGCTCAGGATCCACCTGTATGAAGAAGTTTTTCACGTGGAGAGAGAAGCGGAGGGATTTCTCGTCAGGACGCGGGACCGGTTTCAAGCGGAACAGACATACCGATGCAGGTATCTCGTCCTCGCGACGGGCTACTTCGACAATCCCAATCGCTTGCATGTCCCGGGAGAAAATCTCAAGAAGGTTTCCGCGTTTTTCACGGAGGCGCATCCCTATGCGGGCATGAAGGTAGCCGTGATTGGCGGCAATAATTCGGCGGTAGACGCCGCGATGGAGCTGGAGCGGGCGGGGGCAGAGGTGACGGTGCTCTGCCGCAAGCCGACGCTCTCCGATCGGGTGAAAGCCTGGACCCGGCCGGTTTTTGAGAGCTTGGCGGAAAAGGGCAGAATACAGGTGCTTTACGCGGCGGAAGTGCAGGAGATCCGCGAGCGGGAGCTGGTCGTCCGCGTCGGAGGAGAGGTGCGGACCCTTGCCAATGATTTTGTCTTTTCCCTGATCGGCTTTCGGCCGGACCGGGCGATGCTCGCTGCACTGGGGGCACAGACCGATCCGCACAGCGGGGAACCGGTTCATGATCCGGACACCATGGAGACAAACGTGCCCGGACTCTACATCGCCGGCGTCATCGCTTCCGGGGAGCACGCCAATGCCATCTTTATCGAAAATGGACGGGACCACGGCAAGCTGATTGCCGAGCATATCGCCCAGTCCATGGGATCGGCAGAGTAAGCGGCGGCTCCGGGCTGCACGCTAAACGCTCACGGCTGCATTCGCTTACGGAAAGTGCCAAAGGATACGAAGCAAAAAAAGACAATGCCGCGCTCGACGGAGCGGGGAGCATTGTCTTTTTCTTTGGAGAGAACAGCTACATCTTCCACTCCAATTGGCGGCCGCCGATCAGGTGGTAATGGATGTGGAAAACGGCTTGTTGTCCGTGTACGCCCGTATTGGTGATCACGCGGAAGCCCGTCTCGTCTACGCCGACTTCTGCCGCTACCTTTTGCAGGGAGAGGTGGAGATGGCCGATCAATTCCTTGTCTTCGGGCTTGATGTCCAAGACAGAGGTGATGTGCTTTTTCGGGATGGTCAGGACGTGCACCGGTGCGATCGGGTTGATGTCGTGGAAGGCGACTACGTGCTCATCCTCGTATACCTTGTTTGCCGGCAGCTCGCCCTTTACGATTTTACAAAAAATGCAATCCATGTTCGTTTCCTTCCTTTCGTTTTGCTGAACCCAGAATACTTCGGCAGAGAAACATCTTTTTCCTTTTGCCCGCGTGGTTCTTCTTCGCCATTTGTGTGCGAAATGGAATTTCGCTGCTCCCTTTTTCCCGTTTTTCTGGTACTCTTTTAGAGAGCCATTGGAATTAGTCTAGCTCTGCCGCCACTTTTTCAAACCGGGCGGCCGGTCGAAGCGGTCATCCGGGCTTTTTATGCTGTTTCCATACGGGAGGGCTGTATTTCAGTGATTGGGTCGGAGTTAGTGGTATCCACTTCGGAGTGGATACGATCGTGGGGAGTTCTCGCAATTGTCGCCAGCTTGCTGATCAATGTTCTGATCAGTGTGGCCGGTTTCCTGCCTTCCCTGTTCCTGTCGGCGGCCAATGCCGTCGTGTTTGGGCTGTGGGGAGGATTTCTCATCTCGCTCGCGGGCGAAATACTGGGAGCGACGGTGTCGTTTCTCCTGTACCGCTGGGGAATATCCCGTTCGGCGAAGCTGCAGAAGGTAAGCGATACGCGCTTGTTCAAAAGGCTCGCCGAGATGAGCAGATCACGCCGCTTGCTGACGTTGATTCTCTTGCGGATCAATCCCCTGATACCTTCGGGGGTCGTCAACGTGGGGGCATCCTTTGCCCGCATTCCGTTCGGCGATTTCTTTCTCGCGACGGTCATAGGCAAGACGCCGTCGCTGGTGCTGGAAACCTTTATTGGACATGACCTGGTCTTTCTGTCAGAAAACAAGTACCGGTTGATCATTGCCGTCCTGCTGGCGGCGGGTGTGCTGGTGCTGTTCAAATGGACGGAGAAAAAAGAAGAGGTCTAGTCAGCAGCAGTATTAAGTCCCCTTTCAGTTTTGCATGACGCTGGTGAAGGCTCCCTGCCTTTGCCGGCGTATTTGTTTTGCGCATCTTTCAAAAATGAAAGCATGCCGTTCAAAACTGAAAGAAAATCGAGGGCTTGCGGCCTGAATCGTCTCATTATTCCGACGAATCTTGTCTGGCACAATACTTGCGATGCGTCTGGGGAAAGACCTGCATGGCTTGCACAGAGATTTTGCAGGGAATACGACACAGGATTGAAAGGGGAGAGCTTGCCTGAAAATCTCGTACACACATCAGTTTCGTTTGCCGCTCGACACTGTTTGGAGAGGAATGCAGGACGAGGGGGTGTTGAAAAAGGCCATTCCGGGCTGCCAATCCTTCTCACGTGTGGCTGATCAGCTGTACCACGCGGAAATGGGCCTGAGTGTCGGTCCGGTGAAAGGGGTCTTCACCTGTGAGGTCAGGCAGGAGGATCAAGAGGAGCCTGTCTTTTACCGCTTGCTGGTCAAAGGCAAAGGAGGGCCGGGAGAGATCGACGCGGTAGCCGACATGCGGCTCTCTCCAGAGGGAGACGGCGTGCGGCTCGACTGCGCGGCGGAAGTGCAGGTGTCGGGGATGCTTGCATCGGTCGGACAGCGGGTCATGAATGGCGTAGCCAAGCTGGTGATGGGACAGTTTTTCAAAGCGGCGGAAAAAGAGATGGGGCTCTTGTTTTCTCACTCGCAATCAAAAGAAGGATGAGGGGGTGTCTCAATGAACCGTACATGCAAAATCGCACTGACGGTAAATGAGGTGGCAAGAGAAGCTGAGGTGGAACCCCGCCTGCTTCTGGTCCACTTTCTGAGAGAGAAGCTCAATTTGACGGGGACGCACATCGGCTGCGACACCAGTCAATGCGGTGCCTGTACTGTCATGGTCAACGGCCGCGCGGTCAAGTCCTGCACGATGTTGGCCGTCCAGGCTGACGGCGCCGAGGTTCTGACAGTGGAAGGCTTGGGAAATATGGAGCGTCTGCATCCGATCCAGCAAGGCTTTTGGGAGAAGCACGGGCTGCAGTGCGGTTTCTGCACGCCGGGTGTGATGATGGCGATGGCCGGCCTGCTGCAGGAGAATGCCAGCCCCACAGAAGCAGAGGTGCGTGAATCGCTGGAGGGTGTCATCTGCCGCTGTACGGGCTATCAGTTCATCGTCGATGCCGTGATGCATGCAGCCAGTGAAATGGCGAAATCGGCGGAGAGCGCCGAGGCTGCCCAGTCAGTATCAGTCGGGGAGGGTGAATAAGCATGTCCATCATCGGAACCCCTGTAAAACGAAAAGAGGACCCGCGCCTGCTCACCGGTAACGGGAAATTTACCGACGACATCAAGCTGCCCGGCATGCTGCACGCGGCTTTTCTGCGCAGTCCGTTTGCCCATGCCAAAATCAAGGGCATCGACGTGGAAAAGGCTAGGCAGCTCCCCGGCGTAGCCGCTGTGTATACGGCAGCGGATTTGCACGGAAAAGTGAAGCCTGTGCCGACGATGTGGTATGTGCCTGGCGCTGACCTCAAGGCCAAAGACAGGAGCCCGCTGGCCGGGGAAAAGGTATTGTATGCAGGCGAGGCGGTAGCGGTCGTCATCGCGGAGGATCGGTACATAGCCCGGGACGCGCTTGATTTGATCGAAGTGGATTACGAGGAGCTGCCAGCGGTGACGCATCAGGAAAAAGCGCTGGAAGACGGCGCGCCCCAGCTTCATGACGATGTGCCGCGAAACCTCGCCCTCCTGTGGAAAGCCGGGGACATCCCGGACGAAGTATTCGAACAGGCGGAAGTGGTCGTCCGGCAGCGGCTTTACAACCAGCGGGTCATTCCCAATCCGATGGAAACCAGAGCGGCTGTGGCGCAGTACAATCCGGGCGGCGGGGAAATGACGATCTGGTGCACCTCGCAGAATCCGCACATCCACCGGATGATTTACGCGGATGTGCTGGGGATTCCGGAGAGCAAGCTGCGCATCGTCGCACCCGATGTAGGCGGGGGCTTCGGCGCCAAGATCGCGACCTACACCGAGGAGGCGGTCGTCGCTCACGCTGCACGAGATCTGCAGCGGCCTGTGAAGTGGGTGGAGGAGCGCAGGGAGCATTTTATGGCGACTACCCACGCCAGAGATGAAGTGATCGAGGTGGAGCTGGCAGGGACGCGGGACGGCATCTTCACTGCGATCCGGGTGAAGAACACGGCCAATCTCGGCGCCTATCTGTCTACCTTCGGAGCGGGCTGTCCGACGATCGACTTTGGCCTCATGGTGCCGGGGGCCTACCAGATCCCGCATATTGGCCAGGCAATGTCAGGGAGCTGCAAAACATGGTGGAGCGACTGGTCGTAACGGCGAGGGGGGACCAGATCGGCGCGCGCGACGTGCTCGGCAATCTCTATGACCGCAAGCCGCAAGAGATGGACAAAAAGCCGATCATCCGGGAAATTGTCCCGCTCAGGGACGCCATCGAGGAGGTAGAGGCACAGCTGATTCAAATGGCCTTGCAAAAGTACGGGACGGCGGCCAGAGCCGCGCAAGTTCTGGGCGTCAGTCCGGCTACGCTGAGCAGGAGAATGCAAAAACTTCTTCCCTGAAGGAGGAATGGCGATGTTTATGCTGCCGGAGACCCGCTTTGATTTTGGCGGAGACGAATACATATTTGCCGAGATTTCACGCGATATGAGCGAAGAGAGCAATTTTAAGGCGCTGGCGATCACGAGCGAGCTGCGAAAGCGCCAGATCCCCGGTATCCTGGATATCTGTCCGTCCAATTCCTCGTATCTGATCCGCTTTGACCCGGAGGTGATCTCCGCATCGACGCTGCTCGATTATTTAAAAGAGATCGACATGACCAAAAGCAATCCCTCGGCGTTAAATCTGGAGGTGCGCATCGTCGAGATCCCGATCTGGTACGACGACCCGATCACCCGCGAGTATGGAAAACGGTTTCAGGAGCGGAATATCGATCACGGCTTCGACAGCAATTTTGAACTAGTGATGCGGCTCAACGGCTACCGGGACAAAGAAGCCTTTATCGAGGCGCACTCGCGGAGTCCCTACCTGATTTCCATGATGGGCTTCATCCCGGGAACCGCCTGGGAGTATCCGCTGGGGCTGCGGCGGGAGGAGATCATCCAGACGCCCAAATACGCCAGCCCCCGCACGGACACGCCAGGCAGGGCGGTCGGTCTGGGAGGAGCCTTCACGGTGATCTATCCGCTGTCCGCTCCTGGGAGCTATCAGCTCATCGGCATGTCGGCCGTTTCCGTTTTCGATCAGACGGGGAGGCTGGAGGATCTGCGCGATTCCTTCTTTTTGGCGAGGCCGGGGGACATCTGGAAGCACCGCCCCGTTGACGAAGGGGAGTACCACCGGATTTTATCGGAAGTGGAGGAGGGCCGCTACCGGTACCGGATGAAGTACGTTGACTTTTCCCCCGAAGAGTATTTCGCCATGCGCGATCAGTATATCAGACAATTGATGGAGGATTTTTGAGATGCTGTATATCATCGACGGCGGCTTGCAGACACTGGTGCAGGACATGGGGCGAAAGGAATACTACCACCTCGGGGTGCCTCCCTCCGGTGCTGCCGACAAGTATTCGTATGTGCTCGGCAATCTCCTGCTCGGCAATCCCCAAGACTATGCGGCTCTGGAAATCACGCTGCTCGGACCCGTGATCGAATTTCGCAAAAAAACAGTG
This sequence is a window from Brevibacillus composti. Protein-coding genes within it:
- a CDS encoding histidine triad nucleotide-binding protein, which codes for MDCIFCKIVKGELPANKVYEDEHVVAFHDINPIAPVHVLTIPKKHITSVLDIKPEDKELIGHLHLSLQKVAAEVGVDETGFRVITNTGVHGQQAVFHIHYHLIGGRQLEWKM
- a CDS encoding (2Fe-2S)-binding protein, with the protein product MNRTCKIALTVNEVAREAEVEPRLLLVHFLREKLNLTGTHIGCDTSQCGACTVMVNGRAVKSCTMLAVQADGAEVLTVEGLGNMERLHPIQQGFWEKHGLQCGFCTPGVMMAMAGLLQENASPTEAEVRESLEGVICRCTGYQFIVDAVMHAASEMAKSAESAEAAQSVSVGEGE
- a CDS encoding S-layer homology domain-containing protein; translation: MKKQHPIMLTFFLWASSLLCLTVGVSSSDAKTASLKDIADSYARAEIQSLYQAGIVLGDADGYYHPKQPVTRAEFVAMLTRTWGLLPVKSQYPAYVDVPKSSWAYGPVQAAVSLGIANGTTATTFSPNRTISRQEAAALLIRALQDEPAQPHSLPLHDARDVAGWARPYVHEVIRQKILVGYQGYFRPNAALSREETAVILSRLKTKAGQGASAKQPIILGWQYQTSTQEFIDLIKDSPVNTLSPRWYYLQADGSVSDHTDAAIVRWAHQNGRKVWALFGNRFDAKATHEMLTSPAKRAAVIAQLEEFSVKYQWDGVNVDFENIKPEDRYSFTLFVKELTAALHKKGLKVSVDVPPDSQSDWSAPYDYVQLGKIADYIVLMGYEEHWSGGPAAGSVSSVPWLVKASDHLLSLVPPQKFITGLPLYTRDWYRENGTLLSRDLLILESYRLLAQTKPTLKWDPAVSQYKAVYAKNGITHSLWLEESRSIGAKLRASMDQPIAGFAFWYVGEPLPDVWNVISNAWTLHKWKMRGTSS
- a CDS encoding CoxG family protein, translating into MPLDTVWRGMQDEGVLKKAIPGCQSFSRVADQLYHAEMGLSVGPVKGVFTCEVRQEDQEEPVFYRLLVKGKGGPGEIDAVADMRLSPEGDGVRLDCAAEVQVSGMLASVGQRVMNGVAKLVMGQFFKAAEKEMGLLFSHSQSKEG
- a CDS encoding helix-turn-helix domain-containing protein; its protein translation is MVERLVVTARGDQIGARDVLGNLYDRKPQEMDKKPIIREIVPLRDAIEEVEAQLIQMALQKYGTAARAAQVLGVSPATLSRRMQKLLP
- a CDS encoding xanthine dehydrogenase family protein molybdopterin-binding subunit, which codes for MSIIGTPVKRKEDPRLLTGNGKFTDDIKLPGMLHAAFLRSPFAHAKIKGIDVEKARQLPGVAAVYTAADLHGKVKPVPTMWYVPGADLKAKDRSPLAGEKVLYAGEAVAVVIAEDRYIARDALDLIEVDYEELPAVTHQEKALEDGAPQLHDDVPRNLALLWKAGDIPDEVFEQAEVVVRQRLYNQRVIPNPMETRAAVAQYNPGGGEMTIWCTSQNPHIHRMIYADVLGIPESKLRIVAPDVGGGFGAKIATYTEEAVVAHAARDLQRPVKWVEERREHFMATTHARDEVIEVELAGTRDGIFTAIRVKNTANLGAYLSTFGAGCPTIDFGLMVPGAYQIPHIGQAMSGSCKTWWSDWS
- a CDS encoding TVP38/TMEM64 family protein, with amino-acid sequence MIGSELVVSTSEWIRSWGVLAIVASLLINVLISVAGFLPSLFLSAANAVVFGLWGGFLISLAGEILGATVSFLLYRWGISRSAKLQKVSDTRLFKRLAEMSRSRRLLTLILLRINPLIPSGVVNVGASFARIPFGDFFLATVIGKTPSLVLETFIGHDLVFLSENKYRLIIAVLLAAGVLVLFKWTEKKEEV
- a CDS encoding YpdA family putative bacillithiol disulfide reductase; this encodes MEQVLIIGAGPCGLAAAVELKRRGIDPLVIEKGTLVHSIYRYPTYMIFHSTPERLEIGDIPFSTPNEKPTRAEALNYYRLVAARHQLRIHLYEEVFHVEREAEGFLVRTRDRFQAEQTYRCRYLVLATGYFDNPNRLHVPGENLKKVSAFFTEAHPYAGMKVAVIGGNNSAVDAAMELERAGAEVTVLCRKPTLSDRVKAWTRPVFESLAEKGRIQVLYAAEVQEIRERELVVRVGGEVRTLANDFVFSLIGFRPDRAMLAALGAQTDPHSGEPVHDPDTMETNVPGLYIAGVIASGEHANAIFIENGRDHGKLIAEHIAQSMGSAE
- a CDS encoding 5-oxoprolinase subunit B family protein, whose translation is MFMLPETRFDFGGDEYIFAEISRDMSEESNFKALAITSELRKRQIPGILDICPSNSSYLIRFDPEVISASTLLDYLKEIDMTKSNPSALNLEVRIVEIPIWYDDPITREYGKRFQERNIDHGFDSNFELVMRLNGYRDKEAFIEAHSRSPYLISMMGFIPGTAWEYPLGLRREEIIQTPKYASPRTDTPGRAVGLGGAFTVIYPLSAPGSYQLIGMSAVSVFDQTGRLEDLRDSFFLARPGDIWKHRPVDEGEYHRILSEVEEGRYRYRMKYVDFSPEEYFAMRDQYIRQLMEDF